One window of Oscillibacter hominis genomic DNA carries:
- a CDS encoding VirB4 family type IV secretion system protein encodes MLKKKAKKTSKPAPQPEKGQEATEVKQPFLKRLIFGEERPDLTELEAGATTVLDILSTTLADTNSRDYIVVDGVFHAYLYVTGYGYSTTVGSCWLSPLVEAGEGVSLSFIFNRQSREKILSKISQVTMVNRSRMRDVGDTRQDYEELDSAINSGLYLKDVMNRQGEDFYYMHTLIEVVADDPETLEQRVTAVEKLCVSVDMIARRCDHKQEQAFLSMLPLLSLDADVERKSRRNALTRSVAAAFPFASYELSDRNGVFLGLNLYNRSPVFLDPYDDYKYTNGNIWIGGSSGAGKTFTLQCMGGRLRQQGKRIIFIIPKKGHEFRPLCEQLGGLYLRMSPSSKDCPNIMAIRRKNLDAYAGFRDMDARDDSVLADKISRLIIWYSLQKRDLSDEDKNHLDSSLVECYARYGITFDNASLVDEDGAFRTMPIIADWYQVLSENPDTKHLAVVLARYVTGSAAAMGGRNDIDLDNKYIVLDTSGMPDDLLLPGIFWATDIANDLIIGNGTDLSALIADELWSLVGANSNPLAAGFVQEMVKTIRGLGGIAVTSTQGMQDLFSLDGGKYGKGILDSSRIKLVMQMEEQEARLIQGVLNLSEDEVRQITRFRRGEGLLCIGYNHVPIAFHATQREYDAITTSPTDLRGRKTEDAV; translated from the coding sequence ATGCTAAAGAAGAAAGCCAAGAAAACATCAAAGCCGGCGCCGCAGCCCGAAAAAGGACAGGAAGCAACCGAAGTCAAGCAGCCGTTTTTGAAGCGCCTTATTTTCGGAGAGGAACGCCCGGACTTAACAGAGCTGGAAGCCGGCGCTACTACGGTTCTCGACATTTTATCCACCACTCTCGCTGATACCAACAGCCGTGACTACATTGTAGTGGACGGCGTTTTTCATGCCTATCTCTATGTGACGGGCTACGGATATTCCACCACCGTAGGATCCTGCTGGCTCTCGCCGCTGGTGGAGGCCGGTGAAGGCGTCAGCCTCAGCTTTATTTTCAACCGGCAGTCCAGAGAGAAGATTCTTTCGAAGATCTCCCAGGTTACGATGGTCAATCGTTCGAGAATGAGAGATGTGGGCGATACCCGTCAGGATTATGAGGAACTGGACAGCGCCATCAATTCCGGGCTGTATCTCAAGGATGTGATGAACCGTCAGGGGGAGGATTTCTACTACATGCACACCTTGATCGAGGTTGTGGCTGACGATCCGGAGACGCTGGAACAGCGGGTAACGGCCGTGGAGAAGCTGTGCGTGTCGGTGGATATGATCGCCCGGCGCTGCGACCACAAACAGGAGCAGGCATTTTTGTCCATGCTGCCGCTTTTGTCGCTGGACGCGGATGTGGAGCGCAAGTCCAGGCGCAATGCCCTGACCCGAAGCGTCGCGGCGGCGTTTCCTTTTGCCTCCTACGAACTCAGTGACCGCAACGGCGTCTTTCTCGGTCTGAACCTGTATAACCGATCCCCGGTATTCCTCGACCCTTATGACGATTACAAGTACACCAACGGCAACATCTGGATCGGTGGTTCGTCCGGCGCCGGCAAGACCTTTACGCTGCAATGCATGGGCGGCAGGCTGCGGCAGCAGGGCAAGCGCATCATTTTCATCATCCCGAAAAAGGGGCATGAGTTTCGTCCGCTGTGTGAGCAGCTTGGGGGCCTGTATCTCAGGATGTCTCCATCCTCCAAGGACTGCCCGAACATCATGGCAATTCGGCGAAAAAACCTGGACGCCTATGCGGGCTTTCGAGATATGGATGCCCGCGATGACTCCGTTTTGGCGGACAAAATCTCCCGCCTCATCATCTGGTACTCGCTGCAAAAGCGCGACCTCTCCGACGAGGACAAAAACCATCTGGATTCCTCGCTGGTGGAATGCTACGCACGCTATGGGATTACCTTTGATAACGCATCCCTGGTAGACGAAGACGGAGCGTTCCGGACCATGCCTATCATCGCCGACTGGTATCAGGTCTTATCTGAAAATCCGGATACCAAACATCTGGCGGTTGTCCTCGCGCGGTATGTCACCGGCTCTGCCGCAGCCATGGGCGGACGTAACGACATTGATCTTGACAACAAATACATTGTGCTGGACACTTCTGGGATGCCGGACGATCTGCTGCTGCCCGGCATCTTTTGGGCAACCGACATCGCAAACGACCTGATTATCGGCAACGGCACAGATTTGTCCGCGCTGATTGCAGACGAGTTGTGGAGCCTGGTCGGAGCCAATTCCAATCCGCTTGCCGCAGGCTTTGTTCAGGAGATGGTAAAGACCATCCGCGGCCTGGGCGGCATTGCCGTCACCTCAACGCAGGGCATGCAGGATCTGTTCAGTCTGGACGGCGGTAAATACGGCAAAGGTATTCTGGATTCCAGCCGCATTAAACTGGTGATGCAAATGGAGGAACAGGAAGCGCGGCTCATTCAGGGTGTGCTCAATCTCTCGGAAGATGAGGTGCGGCAGATCACCCGGTTCCGGCGCGGCGAGGGGCTTCTCTGTATCGGCTACAATCATGTACCGATTGCTTTTCATGCCACACAGCGAGAGTATGATGCCATTACCACATCCCCAACCGACCTGCGCGGCCGGAAAACGGAGGATGCTGTATGA
- a CDS encoding ATP-binding protein has protein sequence MERNAVQSLCAWKQDADRKPLILRGARQVGKTWLMKEFGRSYYDSVVYFNFDEEDELKSIFETNKNPQRIIELLSLIAGEKILPEKTLVIFDEVQECPEALNTLKYFREKANEYHIMAAGSLLGTLLAQPKSFPVGMVNLLDIYPLTFDEFLQATDEPLYAYYAGIEKGQHIEEIFHNRLLEAYSHYLIIGGMPECVVSWCKYKDPKKVSQIQHELVEIYENDFSKHNGKVNSGRILMVFRSIVSQLSKPNEKFMYGAVREGGRARDFEEAIEWLVSAGMLSRVYNVSKAEHPLSAFDRLDCFKLFLFDTGLLKHMAGIDNSAILLKTDYQFKGPLTENYVLQQLRGQFPVEPRYYADKNGEIDFVLQNGVGIIPVEVKGGEDKSAPSFKRYVTEKEPEHAIRFSKRGYLQNGKITNLPLYLARRTVQLL, from the coding sequence ATGGAACGAAACGCGGTACAATCGCTGTGCGCATGGAAACAGGATGCAGACCGAAAGCCTTTGATTTTACGGGGCGCCCGGCAGGTCGGGAAAACCTGGTTGATGAAAGAGTTTGGCCGCAGTTACTACGACAGTGTTGTTTATTTTAACTTTGATGAAGAAGATGAGTTGAAGTCGATCTTTGAGACAAACAAGAACCCCCAGAGGATCATTGAATTACTCTCCCTGATTGCCGGAGAAAAGATTCTTCCGGAGAAGACACTCGTTATCTTTGATGAAGTTCAAGAGTGCCCCGAAGCTTTGAATACGCTGAAATATTTTAGGGAAAAAGCAAACGAGTATCATATCATGGCGGCGGGGAGCCTGCTCGGAACGCTGTTGGCACAGCCAAAGTCTTTTCCAGTGGGTATGGTCAATCTCCTGGACATTTACCCGCTGACCTTTGATGAATTTCTTCAAGCCACAGACGAACCCCTGTATGCCTACTATGCGGGCATTGAAAAAGGACAGCACATCGAGGAAATCTTCCACAACCGACTTTTGGAAGCATACAGCCATTATCTCATTATTGGAGGAATGCCAGAATGTGTGGTATCCTGGTGCAAATACAAAGACCCGAAAAAGGTTTCCCAGATCCAGCATGAGCTGGTGGAGATATATGAAAACGACTTCTCCAAACATAACGGGAAGGTCAACAGCGGCCGAATCCTTATGGTATTCCGCAGCATTGTTTCACAGCTGTCAAAACCAAATGAAAAGTTCATGTACGGCGCCGTGCGGGAAGGCGGTCGGGCAAGGGATTTTGAGGAAGCCATTGAATGGCTGGTTTCCGCGGGGATGCTCAGCCGTGTATACAATGTTTCAAAGGCGGAGCACCCGCTGTCCGCTTTTGACCGTCTGGACTGCTTTAAGCTATTTCTGTTTGATACTGGCCTGCTCAAGCATATGGCCGGTATTGACAACAGCGCGATTCTTCTGAAAACGGACTATCAGTTCAAAGGCCCCTTGACCGAAAACTATGTCCTCCAACAGCTCCGCGGACAATTCCCCGTTGAACCAAGGTACTATGCTGATAAAAACGGGGAGATTGACTTTGTCCTGCAAAACGGCGTCGGAATCATTCCCGTGGAAGTCAAAGGCGGCGAGGATAAATCCGCGCCGTCATTCAAACGGTATGTCACAGAAAAAGAGCCGGAGCATGCCATTCGGTTCTCCAAGCGCGGCTACCTGCAAAACGGCAAGATTACAAATCTGCCACTTTATCTCGCCCGAAGAACAGTGCAGTTGCTGTAG
- a CDS encoding helix-turn-helix domain-containing protein, whose product MPQVTYLRQLRLRYNISLPELAKKAGVSAQQLSRLELQQVPCTREQEEKVCRAVEAWISDSRARLNNVEAAYFRCKGKLLTLMEENENEL is encoded by the coding sequence GTGCCTCAAGTGACCTATCTGCGGCAGCTCCGTCTCCGGTACAACATCAGCCTGCCCGAATTGGCAAAGAAGGCCGGCGTTTCTGCCCAGCAGCTCAGCCGTCTGGAGCTGCAGCAGGTGCCATGCACACGAGAACAGGAAGAAAAAGTGTGCCGTGCCGTGGAGGCATGGATCTCTGACAGCAGAGCGCGGCTGAACAACGTGGAAGCAGCGTATTTTCGCTGCAAAGGCAAACTCCTGACTCTTATGGAGGAGAACGAAAATGAATTATGA
- a CDS encoding replication initiator protein A, whose amino-acid sequence MRAAKLKEHPGFTLMKQTDIQNLYYMQMPLWLFYDPRYCELSLDAKVTYTFLLNRFQLSRKNGWVNDDGEVFVIFPRKALANELRVCEQRVTAAFKALVELKLVWEKRCGRGEANQIYLAAVEPVADPGYECAPFCAQDSPDDCGSRTADSAALDGSGCSMPYQEAQNLRLKNHEIRVSRTADFASVEPQDTRPKKIEERKKEQSHLEVSQSVWPEATDRPTDDEQELLDILESCELYCFEPEIARVFENAVERLYYSESFRLGNAILPQSRIRAKLRLLDGVILQSAESKLHANLERDVKNSTAYTMVTILNCIAESESDLMVDPYLNSLRAPPGRR is encoded by the coding sequence ATGAGGGCGGCCAAATTGAAAGAGCACCCCGGTTTCACGCTGATGAAGCAGACCGACATTCAGAATCTCTATTATATGCAGATGCCTCTGTGGCTGTTCTACGATCCGCGCTACTGCGAGCTGAGTCTGGACGCGAAAGTAACCTATACCTTTCTCCTAAACCGCTTCCAGCTCTCCCGCAAAAACGGCTGGGTGAATGACGATGGTGAGGTCTTCGTGATTTTCCCCCGCAAGGCTTTGGCTAATGAACTTCGCGTGTGCGAGCAACGCGTCACGGCGGCCTTTAAGGCATTGGTGGAGCTAAAGTTGGTCTGGGAAAAACGGTGCGGTCGGGGTGAGGCCAATCAAATCTATTTGGCCGCAGTGGAGCCGGTAGCCGATCCGGGGTACGAGTGTGCGCCATTCTGCGCGCAGGACAGCCCGGATGACTGCGGTTCAAGAACTGCGGATTCTGCGGCTCTTGATGGCAGCGGGTGCAGTATGCCGTATCAAGAAGCACAGAATCTGCGGCTCAAGAATCACGAAATCCGCGTGTCAAGAACCGCGGATTTTGCGTCTGTAGAACCGCAGGATACGCGCCCAAAAAAGATAGAAGAAAGAAAAAAAGAACAAAGTCATTTAGAAGTCAGTCAGTCCGTATGGCCGGAGGCCACAGACAGACCGACAGACGATGAGCAGGAACTCTTGGATATTTTGGAGTCCTGCGAACTCTACTGCTTCGAGCCAGAGATCGCCAGGGTGTTTGAAAACGCGGTAGAGCGGCTTTATTACTCGGAGAGCTTCCGCCTGGGCAACGCAATATTGCCTCAAAGCAGGATCCGGGCCAAGCTGCGCCTGCTGGACGGTGTCATTCTGCAAAGCGCCGAGAGCAAACTCCACGCGAACCTGGAGCGAGATGTCAAAAACTCCACCGCCTATACCATGGTCACAATTTTAAACTGCATCGCGGAGAGCGAGAGCGATCTGATGGTAGATCCCTACCTCAACAGCCTGCGCGCGCCGCCGGGAAGGAGGTGA
- a CDS encoding ATP-binding protein, with product MTFDGTAVTIENRDYVSRILRQDNYPAFERIGVENEYWLFSSLLERPCMMDGQEIQAVILAWDKESYSKNMTISIFDGLGYSFLIKPDGVITVSPEAVDQGEIGFNILTSLQEQGIEASIYDQLQSDLENGTDNALVCELSGIQWLLQYHRLEEGSFTFIMLPLALTAAGTYQGLTATLLSALGVFFSLFLLVFYVILMSTRKEKQRQKELYEFRLAQKAMEAKNDFLAKMSHDIRTPLNGIIGMNYLTVPKIGTDDKGALENLKKMENTSKYLLNLINDILDMSKIESGKMEIASKAFSMEDLLQNIKNMLEITAAEKNLEFKTVFHISSKYGYLGDALRINQVLMNLLSNAFKFTRQGGVSLEVSTERADDRYDRITVVIADTGVGMSPEYLKNIFTPFLQESNETAETYGGSGLGLSIVKSLLDLMGGTISVHSEKGVGTKFVVCLPLERTDIQTREIDEDTPGKVDTLAGKRVLVAEDNELNAEITIEVLRMKGLEVDWAKTGKEAVERFLSAEPGWYSLILMDIHMPEMDGLTAAKTIRASGHPDAATIPICALSANAFEDDAAASREAGMNDHLKKPLELDQLYAALVKYIK from the coding sequence TTGACCTTTGATGGGACAGCGGTTACAATCGAAAATCGGGATTATGTCAGCCGGATTCTGCGGCAGGACAATTACCCCGCTTTTGAGCGGATCGGCGTGGAGAATGAATACTGGCTTTTTTCCTCGCTGCTGGAGCGGCCCTGTATGATGGACGGTCAAGAGATTCAGGCGGTGATCCTGGCCTGGGATAAAGAATCCTATTCTAAAAATATGACCATCTCAATATTTGACGGGCTGGGTTATTCTTTCCTGATCAAACCGGATGGTGTGATCACGGTGTCTCCGGAAGCTGTGGATCAAGGTGAGATCGGTTTTAATATTTTGACATCCCTGCAGGAGCAAGGGATCGAAGCCTCCATTTACGATCAGCTTCAGTCAGACCTGGAAAACGGCACAGACAACGCCCTTGTCTGTGAGCTGTCCGGTATCCAGTGGCTGCTGCAATATCATCGTCTGGAGGAGGGCAGCTTTACATTTATCATGCTCCCGTTGGCGCTGACGGCAGCCGGGACCTATCAAGGCTTGACCGCCACCCTGCTTTCAGCTTTGGGCGTGTTCTTTTCCTTGTTCCTGCTGGTGTTTTATGTGATTCTCATGAGCACAAGAAAAGAAAAACAGCGCCAGAAAGAACTGTACGAGTTCCGCCTCGCCCAAAAAGCGATGGAGGCGAAAAACGATTTCCTCGCCAAAATGTCTCATGACATCAGGACCCCGCTGAACGGCATTATCGGCATGAATTACCTCACGGTTCCCAAGATCGGCACAGACGACAAGGGCGCTCTGGAGAATCTGAAAAAAATGGAGAACACCTCCAAGTACCTGCTCAACCTCATCAACGATATTTTGGATATGAGCAAAATCGAAAGCGGGAAAATGGAGATTGCAAGCAAAGCCTTCTCCATGGAGGACTTGCTCCAAAATATTAAGAATATGCTTGAGATCACCGCCGCGGAGAAAAATCTGGAGTTCAAGACAGTTTTCCATATCAGCAGCAAATATGGGTATCTGGGCGACGCGCTCCGGATCAACCAGGTTTTGATGAACCTGCTTTCCAACGCTTTCAAGTTTACGCGGCAAGGGGGCGTCAGCCTGGAGGTATCCACTGAGAGGGCAGACGACCGATATGACCGGATCACAGTTGTGATCGCAGATACAGGCGTGGGCATGTCGCCGGAATATCTGAAGAATATCTTTACGCCGTTCCTGCAGGAAAGCAACGAGACCGCGGAAACCTATGGCGGCAGCGGCCTGGGCCTTTCCATTGTAAAAAGCCTCCTGGATCTGATGGGGGGAACCATCTCAGTACATAGCGAAAAAGGAGTCGGAACAAAATTTGTGGTCTGTCTGCCTTTGGAGCGTACAGACATCCAGACACGGGAAATTGATGAGGATACGCCAGGCAAGGTGGACACCCTGGCGGGAAAACGGGTTTTGGTTGCCGAGGACAACGAACTCAACGCGGAGATCACCATCGAAGTCCTGCGGATGAAGGGGCTGGAGGTGGACTGGGCCAAGACGGGCAAGGAAGCGGTGGAGCGTTTCCTGTCGGCCGAACCGGGCTGGTATTCGCTCATTCTCATGGATATCCACATGCCGGAAATGGACGGCCTGACCGCCGCGAAAACCATTCGGGCATCCGGCCACCCGGACGCGGCCACCATCCCGATCTGCGCGCTTTCCGCCAACGCTTTTGAAGACGACGCAGCAGCATCCCGGGAAGCCGGGATGAACGACCACTTAAAAAAGCCGCTGGAGCTGGATCAGCTGTACGCGGCCCTTGTAAAGTATATAAAATAA
- a CDS encoding PrgI family protein: MNYETYYIPANFTDAGRVLGLFAPRNLVETLIVTLPALYLCIMFLPLALTPKIIVTLAIIVPLGGFALVGISDDSLSRWLSAWWHWRRSRRLILFRGEVKR; this comes from the coding sequence ATGAATTATGAAACCTATTATATTCCCGCAAACTTCACGGACGCTGGGCGGGTACTGGGCTTATTCGCGCCGCGGAATCTGGTGGAAACACTGATTGTAACGCTGCCCGCCCTTTATCTTTGCATCATGTTCCTTCCATTGGCTCTGACGCCCAAAATCATTGTCACGCTGGCCATCATCGTGCCGCTGGGCGGATTTGCGCTCGTTGGTATCAGCGACGACAGCCTGAGCCGCTGGTTGAGCGCATGGTGGCACTGGAGGCGCAGCCGGCGCCTCATTCTATTTCGAGGGGAGGTTAAACGATGA
- a CDS encoding DUF5697 family protein: MLLSVQQRYILILLRQIKCLRRRQLYRLTKSHFPRSDGRELSEGAVDAMLRQLRHCTGDVILDGDLVHLMGVKPNERILEAIDVMLELTGGNAQDISIKQETPALLRFVLEGERPRLFTVADLDGMLPQALSSVQRQRSERIVWISESSCAPERLVLPPKQFFAARQNDGSHRFYSGDDS, encoded by the coding sequence ATGCTCTTATCCGTTCAGCAGCGGTACATTCTCATCCTGTTGCGCCAGATAAAATGTTTGCGCCGCAGGCAGCTCTACCGTTTGACCAAAAGCCATTTCCCGCGCTCTGATGGCCGGGAATTGTCTGAAGGCGCTGTGGACGCCATGCTGCGTCAGCTGCGGCACTGTACCGGAGATGTGATTTTGGACGGAGACCTCGTTCACCTCATGGGCGTAAAGCCCAATGAACGCATTCTGGAGGCCATCGACGTCATGCTGGAGCTGACAGGCGGCAACGCACAGGATATATCCATCAAACAGGAGACGCCGGCGCTGCTTCGCTTCGTACTGGAGGGAGAGCGCCCGCGGCTTTTTACCGTGGCAGATTTGGACGGTATGCTGCCCCAGGCGCTCTCATCCGTCCAGCGTCAGCGGTCGGAGCGGATCGTCTGGATCAGCGAGAGCAGCTGCGCGCCGGAACGGCTTGTTTTGCCGCCAAAGCAGTTTTTTGCAGCCCGTCAAAACGATGGCTCACACCGCTTTTACAGCGGTGATGATTCATGA
- a CDS encoding VirD4-like conjugal transfer protein, CD1115 family, with amino-acid sequence MPRLSKLIEKLEEKAEGRFGKWYDRHKAKLPLYIPLVLAAWYVYGMLLNSLKLGTAATFHTTGEAVESIWVFNPFKNWLVVFTPFGLGTTAVIVLLICLITKKGYIWFSGYKYTRDPRGFDILPDGTHGSSGFLSKKEMKEFLEMGTAPEIQGMMLGKVKDHPDDSDKYSVYVAHHMKPGNNNNLLCIGAPGSGKSRGFILPFLMGCAQRSSHGHPESVIATDPKGELFEKMAPYFREKGFYVKAVNFLDMAHSDGWNCLYRLDEERDLVQTVANCIIQNTSGPREADDFWSRAELNLLMALIHYVCNLKDENGKLLPIEQRGLGDVYRILANESISQINRTLAALPPDHPAKGHHGLFLKARENLWGNITIGLGNRLAIFQNQLVDKITRNNDVDLLLPGQKPCAYFVIISAQDSAYRFLSSLFFSLAFPRLSDHARLHGENGRLPVLVNFCLDEYCNIGYMEGISDTLNSVRGFNMSVQAVVQSLSQWQEKYPDKQWENQLATFDQVLYMGCNDLTSAKYISEKCGKVTISVTNNQMPLMPLFSPVYTSTRPYSQTRSNTQRDLMQPDEVLRLDNRKCIALFRSQKPALLYKLAPEEMTDFGTLKSCRIIDYIPAWRQKEMEQAAKDMASKKRKSEPQRTKTDAEDDAPKAEPVHQATVSPDRQYTLIHPQSAAGTPNGKSDLGMVEHPGSVVETSPDAVCGGNDEDEDDLELECKGR; translated from the coding sequence ATGCCCCGCTTATCCAAACTCATCGAAAAACTGGAAGAAAAGGCTGAGGGCCGATTTGGAAAATGGTACGACCGGCACAAAGCGAAACTGCCGCTGTACATCCCATTGGTACTGGCGGCATGGTACGTCTACGGAATGCTTCTCAATTCTCTGAAGCTTGGAACGGCCGCCACCTTTCACACCACCGGTGAAGCTGTCGAGAGCATCTGGGTATTCAATCCGTTTAAGAACTGGCTTGTTGTTTTTACCCCCTTTGGGCTGGGTACAACAGCGGTCATCGTGCTGCTGATCTGTCTTATCACAAAAAAAGGCTACATCTGGTTTTCCGGCTACAAGTACACCCGCGACCCGCGCGGCTTCGATATCCTGCCGGATGGCACCCACGGTTCCTCCGGGTTCCTGTCCAAAAAAGAGATGAAAGAATTTCTGGAGATGGGTACGGCGCCGGAAATTCAGGGTATGATGCTCGGAAAGGTGAAAGATCATCCGGACGACAGCGACAAATACTCCGTCTATGTCGCTCACCACATGAAGCCAGGGAACAACAACAATCTCCTCTGCATCGGCGCACCGGGAAGCGGAAAATCCAGGGGGTTCATTCTCCCGTTTCTGATGGGATGCGCCCAACGGAGCAGTCACGGACACCCGGAATCCGTTATCGCCACCGACCCAAAGGGAGAGCTGTTTGAAAAGATGGCCCCGTACTTTCGAGAGAAAGGCTTTTATGTCAAAGCCGTCAACTTCCTCGACATGGCCCATTCGGACGGCTGGAACTGTTTGTACCGCTTGGATGAGGAGCGCGACCTGGTGCAGACGGTGGCCAACTGCATCATCCAGAACACCTCTGGCCCACGAGAGGCCGACGACTTCTGGAGCCGCGCGGAGCTCAACCTTTTGATGGCGCTGATTCACTATGTCTGCAATCTGAAGGATGAAAACGGCAAGCTACTGCCCATTGAGCAGCGCGGTCTCGGAGACGTCTACCGGATCCTCGCCAACGAAAGCATTTCCCAGATCAACCGCACGCTGGCAGCTCTGCCGCCGGACCATCCGGCAAAGGGGCATCATGGTCTGTTCCTGAAAGCTCGAGAAAACCTGTGGGGCAATATCACCATCGGCCTTGGCAATCGACTGGCCATCTTCCAGAATCAGCTGGTAGACAAAATTACCCGCAACAACGATGTGGATCTTCTCCTGCCGGGGCAGAAGCCCTGCGCCTACTTTGTCATCATCTCCGCCCAAGACAGCGCCTACCGCTTTTTGAGCTCTCTGTTCTTTTCGCTGGCCTTTCCCCGTCTTTCCGACCACGCCCGGCTTCACGGCGAAAACGGACGTCTGCCGGTACTGGTCAACTTCTGTCTGGATGAGTACTGCAATATTGGCTACATGGAGGGCATCAGCGACACCCTCAACAGCGTCCGCGGTTTTAATATGAGCGTGCAGGCGGTGGTGCAAAGTCTCAGTCAGTGGCAAGAAAAATACCCGGACAAGCAGTGGGAGAACCAACTCGCCACCTTTGACCAGGTACTCTATATGGGCTGCAACGATCTGACCTCTGCCAAGTACATCAGCGAGAAATGCGGCAAAGTGACGATCTCCGTCACCAACAATCAGATGCCTCTTATGCCGCTGTTCTCACCGGTGTATACCTCCACCCGCCCTTATTCCCAGACGCGAAGCAATACACAACGGGATCTTATGCAGCCCGACGAAGTGCTGCGTCTGGATAACCGCAAGTGCATCGCGCTGTTCCGATCTCAGAAGCCGGCTCTGCTCTATAAGCTGGCCCCGGAGGAGATGACAGATTTCGGAACGCTGAAATCCTGTCGTATCATTGACTACATTCCAGCGTGGCGCCAAAAGGAGATGGAACAGGCCGCCAAAGACATGGCATCAAAAAAGCGAAAGTCTGAACCCCAAAGGACAAAGACTGACGCCGAAGACGATGCTCCAAAAGCGGAACCAGTCCATCAGGCTACCGTCTCGCCGGACCGGCAGTATACGCTCATCCACCCGCAGAGTGCCGCCGGTACACCCAACGGCAAATCCGACCTTGGCATGGTGGAACATCCGGGCAGCGTGGTGGAGACTTCTCCAGATGCCGTTTGCGGCGGGAATGATGAGGATGAAGATGACTTGGAGCTAGAGTGCAAAGGTCGATAA